The Burkholderiales bacterium genome includes a window with the following:
- a CDS encoding trypsin-like peptidase domain-containing protein, with amino-acid sequence MLRRFWLLFAQASTLCVAALFVVATLRPDLLPRNAARISPVVLTQEAPAVPTGTVRTAPPASLALAARKATPAVVSIRTSKETAARVNPMFDDEILRRFFPELAQRAAPQKLTSLGSGVIVSPEGYVLTNHHVIAGADDIELALADGRPLSARIVGTDPESDLAVLKANATGLPSITFGSLDHVEVGDPVLAIGNAYGFGHTVTSGIVSALGRKALNLNRFEDFIQTDAPINPGNSGGALVDANGNLIGINSAIFSPSGGSLGIAFAIPVTLARSVLEQIIRDGEVTRGWLGVEPQDLNPELQRALALDRSDGVVVRALVRDGPADKAGLRPLDLVVELEGKPTRDTAALLSRIAELEPGSSAKVVVVRAKQPVSLVVVVGKRPKVTS; translated from the coding sequence GTGCTTCGACGTTTCTGGCTCCTCTTCGCGCAGGCCTCCACGCTGTGCGTCGCCGCGCTGTTCGTCGTGGCGACGCTGCGTCCCGACCTCCTGCCCCGGAACGCCGCCCGCATCAGCCCGGTCGTGCTCACGCAGGAAGCGCCCGCCGTTCCGACGGGAACGGTGCGCACGGCCCCGCCGGCATCGCTCGCGCTGGCGGCACGCAAGGCCACGCCGGCGGTCGTCAGCATCCGGACCAGCAAGGAGACGGCCGCGCGCGTCAACCCGATGTTCGACGACGAGATCCTGCGCCGATTCTTCCCGGAACTCGCGCAGCGCGCCGCGCCGCAGAAGCTCACCTCGCTCGGTTCCGGCGTGATCGTCTCGCCCGAGGGTTACGTCCTCACCAACCACCATGTGATCGCGGGCGCCGACGACATCGAACTCGCGCTCGCCGACGGGCGCCCGCTGTCGGCGCGCATCGTCGGGACCGATCCGGAGAGCGATCTCGCGGTCCTGAAGGCCAACGCGACCGGACTGCCGTCGATCACCTTCGGGTCGCTCGATCACGTCGAGGTCGGCGACCCGGTGCTCGCGATCGGCAACGCGTACGGCTTCGGACACACCGTCACGTCGGGCATCGTCTCGGCGCTCGGGCGCAAGGCGCTCAACCTCAACCGGTTCGAGGACTTCATCCAGACCGACGCGCCGATCAACCCGGGCAACTCGGGCGGCGCGCTGGTCGATGCGAACGGCAACCTGATCGGCATCAACAGCGCGATCTTCTCGCCGTCGGGCGGCTCGCTCGGCATCGCGTTCGCGATTCCGGTCACGCTCGCGCGCTCCGTCCTCGAGCAGATCATCCGCGACGGCGAAGTCACGCGCGGCTGGCTCGGTGTCGAGCCGCAGGACCTGAACCCGGAGCTGCAGCGCGCGCTCGCGCTCGATCGCAGCGACGGCGTGGTCGTGCGGGCGCTCGTCCGCGACGGACCGGCCGACAAGGCGGGGCTCCGCCCGCTCGACCTCGTCGTCGAACTCGAGGGCAAGCCGACGCGCGATACCGCGGCACTCCTCTCGCGCATCGCCGAGCTCGAGCCCGGGTCGAGCGCGAAGGTCGTGGTCGTGCGCGCGAAACAGCCGGTGAGTCTCGTCGTGGTGGTCGGCAAGCGGCCGAAGGTCACGTCCTGA